A single region of the Anaerolineales bacterium genome encodes:
- a CDS encoding Lrp/AsnC family transcriptional regulator: MHHALLARGFDQLDHAILDELQEDGRISVAELARKIHLSAPAVHQRIKRLERAGIIQRYAALVDRESVGYDLLCFVRIGLHALTPPQQEALRAALREIPAVLECYGTAGTQDLMLKVVAHNHRELDALLNERLAALPGVERIETSLVLNEIKPPSPLKVR, translated from the coding sequence ATGCATCATGCGTTGTTGGCGCGTGGTTTTGATCAGCTTGACCACGCCATTTTAGATGAACTTCAAGAGGATGGGCGGATCAGCGTGGCGGAACTTGCCCGCAAGATTCACCTTTCTGCGCCTGCCGTCCACCAGCGCATCAAACGCTTGGAACGGGCGGGGATCATCCAGCGCTACGCGGCACTGGTGGATCGGGAAAGCGTTGGCTATGACCTCTTGTGCTTTGTGCGGATTGGGCTGCACGCCCTGACCCCGCCGCAACAAGAGGCGCTGCGGGCGGCGCTGCGGGAGATACCCGCTGTTTTGGAGTGCTACGGTACGGCAGGGACGCAAGATTTGATGTTGAAGGTGGTGGCGCACAACCACCGCGAACTGGATGCCCTGCTGAACGAACGTCTGGCAGCGCTTCCGGGTGTAGAACGGATCGAGACGAGTTTGGTGCTGAACGAGATCAAACCCCCCTCGCCGTTGAAAGTACGTTAG
- a CDS encoding class I SAM-dependent methyltransferase gives MPTKRRPKPLGLPTRGKTALNRLRQIDTYIALAHEETLRGGSPLVVDLGFGAAVWTTLELYERWRRLAPRLHVIGVEIDPQRVAEARPYAAPPYLEFRLGGFNLRETLDGETARLIRAYNVLRQYEEAAVAPALAELSAALEIGGLLIEGTSNPTGSLVAFDLYRHTADGLRHIGLTFGTNFHGHPHPADFQTILPKRLIHRMRDPRPAAFFEAWKREFDQRKGLPLRARWLSAALRLRDTYRMDARPRLLRRGFLTIYDRLRD, from the coding sequence ATGCCTACAAAACGACGACCCAAGCCACTCGGTCTTCCCACACGGGGGAAAACCGCCCTCAACCGTCTGCGGCAGATCGATACCTACATTGCCCTTGCCCATGAGGAGACCTTACGGGGGGGATCGCCGCTCGTCGTTGATCTGGGCTTTGGCGCGGCGGTGTGGACGACGCTTGAACTCTACGAACGCTGGCGGCGGCTTGCCCCCCGTCTGCACGTGATCGGCGTTGAGATTGATCCGCAGCGCGTCGCTGAGGCACGCCCCTACGCCGCGCCGCCGTACCTTGAGTTTCGCCTCGGCGGGTTCAACCTCCGCGAGACGCTCGATGGCGAAACTGCACGCCTGATCCGCGCTTATAACGTCTTGCGCCAGTACGAGGAGGCGGCGGTTGCCCCTGCACTGGCAGAACTGAGCGCCGCTCTTGAGATCGGCGGGCTGCTGATCGAAGGGACATCGAACCCAACGGGGAGTCTCGTCGCTTTTGATCTCTACCGGCACACGGCAGACGGTCTACGGCATATCGGGCTAACCTTTGGGACGAACTTTCACGGGCATCCCCATCCGGCAGACTTCCAAACGATCCTCCCCAAGCGGTTGATTCACCGAATGCGCGATCCCCGTCCAGCAGCGTTTTTCGAGGCGTGGAAGCGCGAATTTGACCAGCGGAAGGGGCTGCCGCTCCGCGCCCGCTGGCTAAGCGCGGCACTTCGGCTGCGTGATACCTATCGGATGGATGCCCGCCCGCGTTTGCTGCGGCGGGGATTTCTCACCATTTATGATAGGCTGCGCGATTGA
- a CDS encoding glycosyltransferase: MLRKPTISIVIPVYKSQESLPLLVEALAGQLPLMADEYELILVNDGSPDASWQVIQDATQEYGWVSGIHLMRNYGQHSALLCGIRAARYEIVITMDDDLQHPVGELPKLLAALDEQCDVVYGTPQKQQHGLLRDLASEFTKIALQSAMGASTARKASALRAFRTELRNAFATYDSPYVSIDVLLTWATTRFRAVEVLQDERRFGHSNYTLRKLIIHAINMITGFSVWPLQMTSWIGFGLTFFGVIVFLYVILRYLVEGGSVPGFPFLASVIAIFSGAQLFALGMIGEYLARMHFRLMKRPAYTVRMHILPSKEEAHGDRSLSA, encoded by the coding sequence ATGCTCAGAAAACCCACCATCTCCATTGTGATCCCTGTCTACAAAAGCCAAGAGAGTCTACCTCTTTTGGTTGAGGCGCTGGCAGGGCAGCTTCCCCTCATGGCAGACGAGTACGAACTCATTTTGGTCAATGATGGCAGCCCCGATGCCAGTTGGCAGGTCATTCAAGACGCAACGCAGGAGTATGGGTGGGTTTCGGGCATTCATTTAATGCGAAATTATGGACAGCACAGCGCCTTGTTGTGTGGGATTCGTGCGGCACGCTATGAGATCGTGATCACGATGGATGATGATTTGCAACACCCGGTGGGTGAACTTCCTAAACTTTTGGCAGCCCTCGATGAGCAGTGCGATGTGGTCTATGGCACACCACAAAAACAACAGCACGGCTTGCTGCGCGATCTCGCCTCGGAATTCACGAAGATTGCCCTTCAAAGCGCGATGGGGGCTTCCACAGCGCGAAAAGCCAGCGCCTTGCGTGCCTTTCGTACCGAACTGCGAAACGCCTTTGCCACTTACGACAGCCCCTATGTTTCCATTGATGTGTTATTGACATGGGCAACGACGCGCTTTCGCGCTGTGGAAGTTCTTCAAGATGAGCGGCGCTTTGGGCACTCCAACTACACCCTTCGTAAGTTGATCATCCATGCCATCAATATGATTACCGGGTTTAGTGTCTGGCCCCTCCAAATGACCAGTTGGATCGGCTTTGGTCTGACGTTTTTTGGGGTGATTGTCTTCCTCTATGTTATTCTGCGCTATCTGGTTGAAGGCGGGAGTGTGCCGGGCTTTCCCTTTCTCGCCTCTGTCATTGCCATTTTTTCCGGTGCGCAGTTGTTTGCTTTGGGAATGATTGGCGAATATCTAGCGCGAATGCATTTTCGCCTGATGAAACGCCCTGCCTATACGGTGCGTATGCATATCCTTCCTTCAAAGGAGGAGGCTCATGGAGATCGCTCTCTCAGCGCTTGA
- a CDS encoding GNAT family N-acetyltransferase: MEIALSALDEARFGIRVARAANIEGGHVADILAYCQQNAVQMLIARCAVDHIHHAQMLEQSGFLLMDTLVYYKRDVLKKAIPADPNPLSIRSVRIGDEAAVRRVAEGAFRGYAGHYHADPRLERAKCDETYIDWAVRSCLDRNVAAEVLIAETNDSIVGFATLRLNTTEEGEGVLFGVAPEAQGKGIYRAFILEGMRWCAASGAHQMVVSTQVNNIAVQKVWVRLGFEPSYAYYTFHKWFD, encoded by the coding sequence ATGGAGATCGCTCTCTCAGCGCTTGACGAAGCACGTTTTGGTATCCGTGTGGCGCGTGCTGCCAACATCGAAGGCGGGCATGTCGCGGATATACTTGCCTATTGCCAACAGAACGCCGTGCAGATGCTCATTGCCCGCTGTGCCGTCGATCACATTCATCATGCACAGATGCTAGAACAATCCGGCTTTTTGTTGATGGATACCCTTGTCTATTACAAGCGCGACGTGCTGAAAAAAGCAATTCCCGCTGATCCCAACCCCCTTTCCATTCGCTCTGTCCGCATCGGTGATGAGGCGGCAGTCCGAAGGGTGGCGGAGGGGGCATTTCGTGGCTATGCTGGGCATTATCACGCCGATCCCCGCTTAGAGCGTGCCAAATGCGATGAAACGTACATCGATTGGGCGGTTCGCTCCTGCCTTGACCGCAATGTAGCGGCTGAGGTACTGATTGCCGAGACAAATGACTCCATCGTTGGCTTTGCCACCTTACGACTTAATACTACAGAGGAAGGCGAGGGTGTCCTTTTTGGCGTTGCCCCTGAAGCGCAAGGGAAAGGCATTTATCGCGCCTTCATCCTTGAGGGGATGCGCTGGTGCGCTGCTTCCGGCGCACATCAGATGGTTGTTTCGACGCAAGTGAACAACATCGCCGTTCAAAAAGTTTGGGTACGCCTCGGGTTTGAACCGAGCTATGCCTACTACACCTTTCACAAATGGTTTGATTAA
- the rffA gene encoding dTDP-4-amino-4,6-dideoxygalactose transaminase — MTTKSPYKIPFNRPHVAGREHQYIAEAIANGHASGDGAFTRRCHGLLQEWLGVPKALLTTSCTHALEMSALLLDLHAGDEVIIPAFTFVSTVNAFVLRGATPIFADIRLDTLNVDERLLESLITPRTKAIVPVHYAGVACEMDAILALSAQHGLTVIEDNAHGLFGKYKGRWLGTFGALATQSFHETKNFTCGEGGALLINDERYSERAEIIREKGTNRSRFFRGQVDKYTWVDLGSSYLPSDMLAAYLYAQFEAREHIQAKRQRIWQYYDAHLRQWALEHGVTLPTIPPHVEQPYHMYYLLMPSLKERQAFIEHLKAQGILAVFHYLPLHLSEMGQRFGGKVGDCPVTESVSDRLVRLPFYNDLTESDQAFVVDAVVAFGGFTS; from the coding sequence ATGACGACAAAATCGCCCTATAAAATTCCGTTCAACCGTCCTCATGTGGCGGGGCGGGAACATCAGTACATTGCCGAAGCGATTGCCAATGGACATGCGTCGGGGGATGGTGCGTTCACCAGGCGCTGTCATGGGCTGCTGCAAGAATGGCTTGGCGTACCAAAAGCCCTGCTAACAACCTCCTGCACCCATGCCTTAGAGATGTCTGCGCTCTTGCTTGATCTACACGCTGGTGATGAAGTGATCATTCCTGCATTCACCTTCGTCTCGACGGTGAATGCCTTTGTTTTGCGTGGGGCAACGCCCATCTTTGCCGATATTCGCCTAGATACGTTGAATGTGGATGAACGCCTTCTGGAGTCCCTGATCACCCCACGCACGAAAGCGATTGTGCCTGTCCATTATGCCGGCGTTGCCTGTGAGATGGACGCGATTCTGGCGCTGAGCGCTCAGCACGGGCTAACCGTCATTGAGGATAATGCTCACGGCTTGTTTGGGAAATACAAAGGGCGCTGGCTTGGAACGTTTGGGGCGTTGGCGACCCAAAGTTTTCACGAGACGAAAAATTTTACTTGTGGCGAAGGGGGCGCCCTGCTCATTAATGACGAACGTTACAGCGAGCGTGCCGAGATCATCCGAGAGAAAGGGACAAACCGCAGCCGCTTCTTTCGTGGGCAGGTCGATAAATACACATGGGTCGATCTTGGCTCAAGCTACCTACCATCGGATATGTTGGCGGCATATCTCTACGCTCAGTTTGAGGCACGCGAACACATTCAAGCCAAACGTCAGCGCATCTGGCAGTATTATGATGCGCATCTGCGCCAATGGGCACTGGAACACGGGGTGACGCTGCCAACCATCCCCCCCCATGTTGAGCAGCCCTACCATATGTATTACCTGCTGATGCCCTCGCTAAAAGAGCGCCAAGCGTTCATTGAACACCTGAAAGCACAGGGGATATTGGCTGTTTTTCACTATTTGCCGCTCCATCTTTCCGAGATGGGGCAGCGCTTTGGCGGCAAGGTGGGCGATTGTCCTGTGACCGAATCGGTCAGTGATCGCTTGGTACGCTTACCGTTCTATAACGACCTCACCGAGAGCGATCAGGCATTTGTTGTCGATGCGGTGGTGGCATTTGGTGGGTTTACAAGCTAA
- a CDS encoding amidohydrolase family protein has translation MTTIRLPGLIDPHVHLREPGGEHKEDFLSGTKAALAGGITTVLTMPNTQPPMIDPDSLALGEHAAAARAVCDWGIYLGASETNILTAAALAPRVVGMKFYLDATYGPLHIKDLRTIREHFARFPKETSIVCHAEGRTIPAVLMCAYLENRSVHICHVSRAEEITLIRDAKMRGVAVTCEVAPHHLFLSVEDSPHLGGGRCEVRPRLATKADQAALWENMPVIDCFATDHAPHLLTEKDSEIPPPGFPGLETALALMLTAVHEGRLALEAVIERMYDAPRRIFNLPEQPNTYCEVDADQVWSPTFEGTISRAAWTPFAGWTLRGRVVRTVLRGETLYEQGVFHVTAGSGQNVAPAARG, from the coding sequence ATGACGACCATTCGCTTGCCCGGGCTGATCGACCCGCACGTTCATTTGCGCGAACCCGGCGGAGAGCATAAGGAGGATTTCCTCAGCGGGACAAAGGCGGCGTTGGCGGGGGGAATCACCACTGTCTTGACAATGCCCAACACACAGCCTCCGATGATTGATCCCGACTCGTTGGCGTTAGGGGAACATGCCGCCGCTGCCCGCGCCGTCTGCGATTGGGGGATTTACCTCGGCGCGAGCGAAACGAATATCCTGACGGCGGCGGCGCTTGCCCCCCGTGTCGTGGGGATGAAGTTTTACCTAGACGCCACCTACGGACCGCTGCACATCAAGGACTTGCGGACGATTCGAGAGCATTTCGCCCGTTTTCCAAAGGAAACGTCCATTGTCTGCCATGCCGAAGGGCGAACAATTCCCGCCGTCCTGATGTGCGCCTACCTCGAAAATCGCAGCGTCCATATTTGCCATGTCAGCCGCGCCGAGGAGATCACCCTGATTCGGGATGCGAAGATGCGTGGGGTTGCCGTCACCTGCGAGGTTGCCCCGCATCATTTGTTCCTCTCGGTGGAAGATAGTCCGCACCTCGGCGGCGGGCGCTGTGAGGTGCGTCCGCGCTTGGCGACGAAAGCGGATCAGGCGGCGCTGTGGGAAAATATGCCCGTGATTGACTGCTTCGCTACCGACCACGCCCCCCATCTTCTGACGGAAAAAGACAGCGAAATCCCGCCGCCGGGTTTCCCGGGTTTAGAGACAGCGCTGGCGCTGATGCTGACGGCAGTCCATGAGGGGCGGCTGGCGTTGGAGGCGGTTATCGAGCGCATGTACGATGCCCCCCGTCGCATTTTCAACCTGCCCGAACAGCCCAATACCTATTGCGAGGTGGATGCTGATCAGGTTTGGTCACCCACCTTTGAGGGGACAATCAGCCGTGCGGCGTGGACGCCCTTTGCCGGATGGACGCTGCGCGGGCGCGTCGTGCGGACGGTGCTGCGCGGGGAGACGCTCTATGAACAAGGCGTGTTTCATGTCACGGCGGGGAGTGGGCAGAACGTTGCACCGGCGGCGCGGGGGTGA
- a CDS encoding acyl-CoA thioesterase, whose product MADETRTIADSRVILTHLMGPPEANVLGNVHGGVIMKLVDEAGALAAMRHARAPVVTVAIDSMTFLEPILVGAFVTVQAELTHAGRTSMEVRAEVVAENPITGAKKHTNTAYLVYVSVDSTGKPSPIPKLVATTPQESAAMQAARERQERRVKNQR is encoded by the coding sequence ATGGCTGACGAAACACGTACCATTGCCGATTCGCGGGTGATTCTGACCCACCTGATGGGTCCGCCAGAAGCGAATGTGTTGGGGAACGTTCATGGCGGGGTGATTATGAAACTGGTGGATGAAGCGGGCGCTCTCGCCGCGATGCGCCACGCCCGCGCCCCTGTCGTCACCGTTGCCATTGACTCGATGACCTTCTTAGAGCCGATCTTGGTGGGGGCGTTCGTCACCGTGCAGGCGGAACTGACCCACGCCGGACGGACGAGCATGGAAGTCCGGGCTGAGGTCGTGGCGGAAAACCCGATCACCGGCGCCAAAAAGCACACAAACACCGCCTACCTTGTCTACGTCTCGGTGGATAGCACAGGGAAGCCCTCGCCCATCCCGAAATTGGTGGCGACCACCCCCCAAGAAAGCGCCGCGATGCAGGCTGCCCGCGAACGGCAAGAACGCCGTGTGAAGAATCAGCGCTGA